From the genome of Rhodothermales bacterium:
ACTACGATCGCTCGCCCACACAACCGGTCATGGACGGCGAGCCGATCTACGAGGACCACCCCGTGTCCTTCAACGCGAAGGAGCGCGGCCATTCGATCGCCGCCGACGTGCGCCGGCCGTTGTACTGGAATCTGTTTTCCGGTGCCTTCGGGCACACATACGGCAACCACGCCGTCTGGCAGATGTGGGCCCCCGGCCGAGAGCCCATCAACAACCCGCTCATGCCCTGGCACGAAGCCATCGAGCAGCCCGGCGCACGTCAGATGCAGTACGGCCGGTGGCTGATCGAGTCGCGCCCGATGCTCACGCGGGTTCCGGATGACGCCATCGTCGTCGCCTCCGCGATTCCAACCAACATGCCCGGCGAGGGTGTCTACCGGTTCGTGGCGACGCGGGATGAGGAAGGTACCTACGCCATGGTGTATGCCCCGGTGGGCCGGCCATTTAGCGTTCGGATGGATGTGATCAAGGGAGAGAAGGTGCAGGCCTGGTGGTACAACCCACGCAACGGCGAGGCGACATCGATCGGCACATTCGAAAACCGGGGCGAACGGGTGTTCGAGACGCCGGCTCCGGGCGAGCTGCTGGACTGGGTCCTGGTGCTCGACGATGCCGCAAAAGGGTATCCAGCGCCCGGGACGCGAGGGGGATGAACGATCACAAAGGATGTGACAATCTTTGAGTGAATTGCGTGAGGGACTACAGCAATTAGCCGGCGTTTCCTATCTTTCCAGATCGCCGCCGCCCGCTGGCGACGACACCCTACCCTACCGAGAGCTTTATGGTACGACTTATTCGATACGGGAATGTCGCCGCGTTGCTGGCGCTTTTCGCTACCTCGGCCTGCGGCACCACCGGCCCGATGACCACCGAAACCCCGCCGCCCGCCGCGGCCTCTCCGTCGACCGCCGAGTTGGAGGCGCTCTACCAGGCGCGCCTCGAGGGCGCCCGCACCCGCTTCGTCCAGGCCGATGTCAACTTTATGACGGGCATGATCGGGCACCACGCCCAGGCCCTCATCATGTCTGCCCTGGCGCCGACGAATGGCGCCAATCCCACCGTTCAGGTCCTGGCGGCCCGCATCATCAACGCCCAGAAGGACGAGATCGCCCTGATGCAGACGTGGCTCCGCGACCGCGATCAGCCCGTCCCCGAGGTGCATATTTCGGGCACGACCCTCATGGTCCATGGCGCCGGCGACCACTCGGCCCATGCCCACATGCCTGGCATGCTCACCGACGCCCAGCTCCAGGAGCTGGAGGCTGCTCGCGGAGCCGAGTTCGACCGGCTGTTCCTTACCTACATGATCCAGCACCATAGCGGGGCCATCACCATGGTGGACGACCTGTTCGCGGCCGACGGCGCCGGCCAGGATGAGGCTTCGTTTAAGATCGCGTCGGACATCAACGTCGACCAGATTACCGAAATCGCGCGCATGAAAAAGATGCTCGACGCCCTGACCGAAGCCGGCAAAGCGCCCTGAGCCTCTTGAGCCACCGACTATTCTCCGTTCTCCCAACCAAGGAATCTACAATGAAAGGAATATCTACCCTATACAAGGGCGCCTCAGGAATGCTGCGCTCGTATCTCTGGACGCTGATGCTCGTCGCGGCGGCCCTCGGGATTTCCGCCTGCGCCTCCAAACCCATCATGCAGGACGCGGCTCCGGCGATGCCGGCCGCCGCTCCGGCCGTGGCCATGGCGCCCGCCGCGCCGCCCAGCCCGGATCCGCGTGTCGGCCTCAAAGCCGGCCTGTTCGATGCCGGCGAGGCCATCTGGAATATGCGCCTCCTTTCGGCGACGCCGCCGCCGCCGGCGTTTGTCGGCGTGTTCAACTCGGACCTCGCGTTTCAGGGCAACTACGCCTTCCAGGGCAACTACAACGGCGTCCAGATATGGGATATCTCGAACCCCGCGAAGCCGACCCTCGCGAAAGAGTACGTCTGCCCCGCGTCCCAGAGCGACGTGTCGGTCTACGGCAATCTGATGTTCGTCTCGGGCGAAGGCCTCAGCGGCCGGCTCGACTGTAGCGCGGAAGGCGTCCAGGAGGCCGTCAGCCCCATCCGCCTCCGCGGCATCCGCATCTTCGATATATCGGACATCTATAACCTGAAGTACGTGGCCAACGTGCAGACCTGCCGCGGCTCGCACACGCACTCGGTCCTGAAACACCCGGGCGACGACGCCAACGTCTACGTGTATGTCTCTGGCTCGGCTCCGGTTCGGCCGGCGGAAGAAGTGCCGGGATGCTCGGACGCCATGCCGGCGGATGATCCCAATTCGGCCCTTTTCCGCATTGAAGTCATCAAGGTGCCTCTGGCGAACCCCGAGTTGTCCGCTATCGTCAGCTCCCCCCGCATTTTTGAAGACCTCGTCGCCCCGCCCGAACACGGCCTCGCGCCGGATGACCTCGCCGAAATCGAGCAGGCCCGCGCTGCCGGGGCCTTTATCGTAGACCTCATGGGCCAGCCGCGCGTGCTGCCCCCCCGGTTCGTGGGGCCCATGCTGGACGAATTCGTGAAAGCACGTGGCGGCAGCGTCGCCACGGCCGCCGATAGCGCGGCCTTCCGCGAGGCGCTGCCGGCCCTCGTCCGCCAACGCTTCGGCGTTCCGGACGAAGCCGAAAGCGACGGCCCCCAACCGGGTCCGACGCAGTGCCACGACATCACGCTCTACCCGGAAATCGGCCTGGCCGGCGGCGCGTGCGAAGGGTATGGGCTCCTGCTGGATATCAAGGACCCCATCAACCCCATCCGCCTCAGTGCCGTGGCCGACTCGAACTTCTCCTACTGGCACTCGGCCACGTTTAACAACGACGGCTCCAAAGTCCTGTTCACCGACGAATGGGGCGGCGGCGGCGCGCCGAAGTGCCGCGCTACCGACCCGAAGGAGTGGGGCGCGAACGCCAACTTCACGATCGAAAACGGCCAGATGGTCTTCCAGAGCTACTACAAGCTCTCGGCCGCCCAGACGCCCGAGGAAAACTGCGTCGCCCACAACGGCTCGCTGATCCCGATCCCGGGTCGCGACATCATGGTCCAGGCGTGGTACCAGGGCGGCATCTCGATCTTCGACTGGACGGATCCAGCCAACACGGTCGAGATCGCCTACCACGACCGCGGCCCCCTCAACCCCGAACGGATGGATATGGGCGGCAGCTGGTCGGTCTACTGGTACAACGGCCTCATCGTCAGCTCCGAAATCGCCCGCGGCCTGGATATCTTCGAGATCACGCCGAGCGCGCACCTGTCGGAAAATGAGATCGCCGCCGCTAATACGGTGAAGCTGGACTACCTGAACGCCCAGGGCCAGCCGAAATACACCTGGCCGGCTACGTTCTCCCTCTCCCGCGCCTATGTCGACCAGCTCGAACGCTCGAAAGGCCTCGCCGCTGCCCGCATTGCGGCCGTCCGCACGGCCCTCGCCGGCGCCGAACGCGCCTCGGGCTCCGCTCGGAATACGGCACTGACGACGCTCGCGACCGAACTCGACCGCGAAGCCGGCGCCTCCAGCGACGCCGCGAAAGTGCGGATGCTCGCCGGCTCGGTGCGCGACCTGGCGAAGTAAGCGGCTTGAATAAACGGGAAGTAGCGGGCCGGGGGTGTCGCGTCATTCGAACGCTCCCGGCCCGCTTTTTTTCCGGCGCCCGATACGTCACCCATGGCTGAACCCCTCAAAAACCAGTACGGCCCCGAGATCCCGCGGAAGATCGCCGGCATGATCGCCCCGGTGTACCCCGCCTTCGATCGGGAGGGCTTTTTACAGAGCGCACTCGATGGCTACGAGGCGCTCGAACTGCTGCCGCGGGGGCGCCACATCGCCAAGGCCCTGCGCCGGCACCTGCCGGATGAATACCCCGCCGCGATCGACCTCCTCATCGCCTCACTCGGTCCGAAACTCGAGGGCACCGAATCGTTTGGGATGGCGCCGTTTCTGTATCTCCCCCATGTGTTTTTTGTGATGGATTACGGGGTGGATCATTTCGAGCCGTCGATGCGCGCCCAGTACGAAATCACCCAGCGGTTCTCGGCTGAATACAGCATCCGGGCCTATCTGGAGCACCATCCCGAGGCCACGCTCGCCCGGTTACGGCAGTGGGTGGATGATCCGAGCCCACACGTCCGCCGGCTCGTCTCGGAAGGCACCCGGCCCTTGTTGCCCTGGGCCTCGCGGCTGCGCGCGTTTCAGCGGGATCCATCGCCCGTCATCGAACTGCTCGAATTGCTGAAGGACGACCCGGAGCTGTATGTGCGCCGCTCGGTGGCGAATAACCTGAACGATATCGGATAGGATCACCCCGCGCTGCTCGTCGACCTCGCCCGCCGATGGATGGACAACGCCCCGGCGGACCGGCAGTGGCTCGTTCGCCACGCTCTGCGTTCAGCCGTGAAACGCGGCGATCCTGAGGCGCTGGCGGTGCTGGGGTTTGCCGGCGGCGACGCCCTCATCGTTCGGAATGCCCGCATTTCGCCGGAACGTGTCGCCGTCGGCGACTCCGTTACCCTCACCTTCGAACTTGCGAACACGGGCCAGATACCCCAACGCGTGTTGGTCGACTTCGCCGTGCTTTTCGTCAAAGCGAATGGCCGTACAAGTCCCAAAGTCTTCAAGCTTACGACGGTTGAACTCGCTCCAGGTGATTCGGCGCTGCTGAGCAAGTCCCTTTCACTGGTCCAGCGCACCACCCGGAAACACTACCCGGGCCTCCATCGCATCGAGGCCATGCTCAACGGTGTCGTCGCCCCGCTGGGGTCCTTTGAGCTGGAAGCATAGGATCCTGCTTGCATACCACCTCCAGGAGTAGCAGATTTGCGTGTGTTCGTCATCCCCGGCGTGATTGGGAAACGAAGGCTGGCTTGCCAGCCTGACTTACGGAGTAATCCATGCAAGACTCGTTGGTTGTATGGTTCCCCGCTTTCGCGGGGATGACGAGTGGCAGAATGTAGCCACTACCCACCCACCATCACTTCCCGCCACTTTTCCCTTTTCCCTTTTCCCTTTTCCCTTTTCCCTTGATCCCCATGTCCTCTCGCCGCCAGTTCCTCCAGACCGCCGCCCTCGCCGGCGCCGCTGTCGTCGCACCGATCGCGCCGGCGGTTTCCGCCGGATTAGCCTCACCTGCGCCCCGTCGCACCCGCTTCGGCGTCTCCACCTATTCGTTCTGGCGATTCAACGGCCCGAAGGAAGACACCCCGATCGAATCCTGCATCGACCAGGCGGCCGAGATGGGGTTCGACGGCGTCGAGCTGCTGCTCATGCAGATGGCGTCGGAGGACAACGGCTATCTCCAGAACATCAAACGGCGCGCGTTTACGCACGGGCTGGATCTGATGGGCTTCTCCACCCACCAGGGCTTCGTCTACCCGGACGCCGCCAAACGGCAGGAGGAGATCGACAAAACCATCCATCAGATCGAGTTAGCCTATAAACTGGGCATCCCGACGATGCGCCTCAACACCGGTCGCTGGGGCACATCGGCCTCGTTTGACGCCCTCATGGCGAACAGGGGGATCGAGCCTGTATTGGAAGGCTACACAGAAGAACAGGGCTTTGGCTGGGTGATCGACGCCATCGAAAAATGCCTGCCGACCGCCGAGGCGTGCGGCGTGTTGATCGGCCTCGAAAACCACTGGGGACTCGGTCGGACCGCCGAGGGGGTAATGCGTATCGTCGAGGCTATCGACTCGCCCTGGCTCCAGGTTACCATGGATACCGGCAACTTCCTCGAAGATCCCTACGACCAACTCGAACAGCTGGCGCCCCGGACCGTCCTCGTCCAGGCCAAGACGTATTACGGCGGCGGGAAGTGGTACACGCTGGAGCTCGACTACCCGCGGATCGCGGGCATCTTGAAAAAACACGCCTACAATGGCTACATCTCCCTCGAATTCGAGGGCAACGAAGACGCCGCGACGGCTATCCCGAAGAGCCTGGAGTTGCTTCGTTCCGCGTTTGCCTGATTGAGGACGCGACATGGCCATCACATTAGCCGAAGCAGACCGCAACGACGCCGTCGCTTCCATCCAGCGGTACGCGGAGGAAAATCTGGATCAACCGATGGGGGGCCTGGCCGCCGGTGCGCTGCTGGACTACATTCTGGAGGAGATCGGCCCCTCAATCTACAACCAGGCCGTGGCCGACGTGCAGGAGCGGCTTCACGCCCGGCTCGCCGAGATCGATAGCGACCTTCACGAGGAGCCGTTCGGCTACTGGCGGAAGCGCGCCGGCCGGCGTAAACGGTGAATGTCTCAATTCAGCGGATCGATACGCTCACGCCGGCCAGCGATCCACCACTCGAGGGGCTGACCTTCCTGCTCCGCGACGCCATCGACGACGGCGCCTCGGTGGGGTTTCTCTCGGAGTCGAAAGACGAAACGCTGAGGGATTACTGGACGGAAGTACTGGCCGAGTGCGCCGCCGGCCGGCGGCTGGCGCTGGTCGCCTCGCGCGATGGGATGATCCTCGGGTCGGTGCAACTCGTGATGGCAACGCAAGAAAACGCTCCGCATCGCGCCGAGGTGCAACGGTTGCTCGTGCACCGCGATTACCGACGCGCCGGCCTCGGCCGACGGTTGATGGTAGACATTGAGCGCCAGGCGCTGGCGCTGGGCCGGACGCTCCTCCTGCTCAACACACGCAGCGGCGATCCACCCGAACATTTCTACCGTTCCCTGGGCTACCAGGTGGTGGGTGTCGTGCCGGATTTCGCACTGAACCCGGATGGTTCGATGAACGATACGACGATCATGTATCGGAGGCTCACGACGAACAATGACGTTGACGCAACCTCTACCATTTTACTAACCCAATACTAGCACGGAAATGAAATCGACCAGAGCGCGACGCGGTATTCCAGGGTTTTTCCTTCTACTGATCATCCTCTGCTCCACTCCGGCTTCCGCATTCGCGCAATACGGCTGGCAGTGGCAGAACCCGAATCCACAGGGCAGCGATCTCTTCGCGGTAGCTTCCCTCGGCGGGAATACGGCGGTGGCCGTCGGCGCTTTCGGGGCGATTCTCCGAACGACCGACGCCGGCGTGAGCTGGACAGAGATCGATAGCGGCACCACGGCCTCGCTTCGCGGCGTCTCGTTTGCCGATTCGGACCATGGCCTCGCCGTTGACGTCTTCGGCACGCTCCTCCGCACAAGTGATGGAGGATTCACCTGGGAAGCGGAGGATAGCGGGCAGCCGTTCATCATCCTCAATCGGGTTGTCATGATCGATGCATCCACGGCGGTCGCCGTGGGCTCGAGCGGTACTATCATCCGAACGGAAGATGGCGGTGATACCTGGAGCGCTCAGGTCAGCGGCTTTAACAGTACGATCAATGGCGTCGACTTTGTAAATGCCTCGGTCGGGACCGTGGTGGGGACGGGGGGCGCCATCTTTCGGACGGTGGATGGCGGAACGAGCTGGACCTCCCAGCAAAGCAATACGATGGCCTCGCTGGTGGCCGTGGAATTCACCGACGCCAGCACGGGCACCGTCGCGGGCTTCTCCGGCGTCATCCGACGCACCACCGACGGGGGCGCCACTTGGACGGCGCAAACGAGCGGCACAACCGGCGTCATAAACGCCGTACGTTTCTCCGATGCGCTGAATGGCATCGCCGTCGGCGGGGGCATCGTGTGCGGCAATACGATGCGCACGACCGACGGCGGGGCGACCTGGACGATACCGGCCGGCAACTGCGCCATCCAGTCGCTATACGATGTGGTGTTTGACGGGGCCGGGTCCGCCCTGGCCGTGGGCGGCCTGGGTACCACGGCGCGCACAACCGACGGCGGCGTGAGCTGGACGGAGCTGTCGGCCGGCCCATACGACATGTACCACGACGTCTTTTTTACGGACGCCAACACGGGCGTGGTGGTCGGTACAGGCGGTCGGGTCCTCCGCACAAGCGACGACGGGACCACCTGGACGCCGCACTCCGGTTTCACGGTAGCCAACCTGTTCGCCGTCTCCTTCGTCGACGCCTCTACAGGCACGGCCGTCGGCCAGAGCGGCGCCATCTATCGGACCACCGACGGCGGGGCTACCTGGACCTTTCAACAGAGCGGCCTCACCCTCATCCAGTTCCAGGATGTCGACTTCACCGACGCGAACACCGGCACGATCGTCGGCACCGGCGGCACCATCCTCCGCACTACAAACGGCGGCGCCGCCTGGACCCCGCAGTCGAGCGGCATCATACAGACGCTGTACGGGGTGGATTTTGTCGACACGAATGTAGGCACCGCCGTCGGCGTCTCCGTCTCGCAAAAAGGGACGATCCTGCGCACGACCGACGGCGGGGCCACCTGGACGCCCCAGGATAGCGGCGTGACCTGGTTTTTGAATGCCGTATCGTTCGTGGATGCGAACAACGGCTGGGCCGCCGGCGAAAACGGAACCATCATCCGCACCGAAGACGGGGGCGCCACCTGGGGGCCCCAGGTGAGCGGCACGACGAATTCCCTCTATCGCATCCAGTTCACCGACCTCCAGCACGGCACCGCCGTCGGCCGGTTCGGGACGCTGCTTCGCACCACCGACGGGGGGCAGACGTGGGTGAAACAGGTGAGCCGCACCTCGCAAACACTCCGCGGCATCTCGTTTACTGATGCCGACACCGGGACGATCGTCGGTGAATTCGGCAGCATCCTGCGGACGACCTCGGGCGGCGAGCCGGTGCCGGTGAGTGTCGAGGAACGGCCGAATTTCACCCCGGGCTTCACCCTGGAACCGGGATACCCGAATCCATTCCGCGCCAGCACGACACTCGGCGTGGTGCTCCCCACCGCCGGCCCGGTCTCGCTGCGCATCTACGACGTCTTGGGCCGTGAAGTAGCGGTACTGCTGGATGGCGTGTTGCCCGCAGGAAAG
Proteins encoded in this window:
- a CDS encoding DUF305 domain-containing protein — encoded protein: MVRLIRYGNVAALLALFATSACGTTGPMTTETPPPAAASPSTAELEALYQARLEGARTRFVQADVNFMTGMIGHHAQALIMSALAPTNGANPTVQVLAARIINAQKDEIALMQTWLRDRDQPVPEVHISGTTLMVHGAGDHSAHAHMPGMLTDAQLQELEAARGAEFDRLFLTYMIQHHSGAITMVDDLFAADGAGQDEASFKIASDINVDQITEIARMKKMLDALTEAGKAP
- a CDS encoding sugar phosphate isomerase/epimerase family protein; amino-acid sequence: MSSRRQFLQTAALAGAAVVAPIAPAVSAGLASPAPRRTRFGVSTYSFWRFNGPKEDTPIESCIDQAAEMGFDGVELLLMQMASEDNGYLQNIKRRAFTHGLDLMGFSTHQGFVYPDAAKRQEEIDKTIHQIELAYKLGIPTMRLNTGRWGTSASFDALMANRGIEPVLEGYTEEQGFGWVIDAIEKCLPTAEACGVLIGLENHWGLGRTAEGVMRIVEAIDSPWLQVTMDTGNFLEDPYDQLEQLAPRTVLVQAKTYYGGGKWYTLELDYPRIAGILKKHAYNGYISLEFEGNEDAATAIPKSLELLRSAFA
- a CDS encoding DUF2164 domain-containing protein, whose amino-acid sequence is MAITLAEADRNDAVASIQRYAEENLDQPMGGLAAGALLDYILEEIGPSIYNQAVADVQERLHARLAEIDSDLHEEPFGYWRKRAGRRKR
- a CDS encoding GNAT family N-acetyltransferase, with amino-acid sequence MNVSIQRIDTLTPASDPPLEGLTFLLRDAIDDGASVGFLSESKDETLRDYWTEVLAECAAGRRLALVASRDGMILGSVQLVMATQENAPHRAEVQRLLVHRDYRRAGLGRRLMVDIERQALALGRTLLLLNTRSGDPPEHFYRSLGYQVVGVVPDFALNPDGSMNDTTIMYRRLTTNNDVDATSTILLTQY
- a CDS encoding YCF48-related protein; translation: MKSTRARRGIPGFFLLLIILCSTPASAFAQYGWQWQNPNPQGSDLFAVASLGGNTAVAVGAFGAILRTTDAGVSWTEIDSGTTASLRGVSFADSDHGLAVDVFGTLLRTSDGGFTWEAEDSGQPFIILNRVVMIDASTAVAVGSSGTIIRTEDGGDTWSAQVSGFNSTINGVDFVNASVGTVVGTGGAIFRTVDGGTSWTSQQSNTMASLVAVEFTDASTGTVAGFSGVIRRTTDGGATWTAQTSGTTGVINAVRFSDALNGIAVGGGIVCGNTMRTTDGGATWTIPAGNCAIQSLYDVVFDGAGSALAVGGLGTTARTTDGGVSWTELSAGPYDMYHDVFFTDANTGVVVGTGGRVLRTSDDGTTWTPHSGFTVANLFAVSFVDASTGTAVGQSGAIYRTTDGGATWTFQQSGLTLIQFQDVDFTDANTGTIVGTGGTILRTTNGGAAWTPQSSGIIQTLYGVDFVDTNVGTAVGVSVSQKGTILRTTDGGATWTPQDSGVTWFLNAVSFVDANNGWAAGENGTIIRTEDGGATWGPQVSGTTNSLYRIQFTDLQHGTAVGRFGTLLRTTDGGQTWVKQVSRTSQTLRGISFTDADTGTIVGEFGSILRTTSGGEPVPVSVEERPNFTPGFTLEPGYPNPFRASTTLGVVLPTAGPVSLRIYDVLGREVAVLLDGVLPAGKHVATWEPHHLANGLYLARLIGAGGSETVRLVLMR